A window of the Vigna angularis cultivar LongXiaoDou No.4 chromosome 3, ASM1680809v1, whole genome shotgun sequence genome harbors these coding sequences:
- the LOC108325177 gene encoding uncharacterized protein LOC108325177 — MKTLSSKFFFFSTLCLLCAFTNAADIRYCDKKADYDVEVSGVEISPDPIARGQPATFSIAATTGKALSGGKLVIDVSYFGWHIHSETHDLCGETTCPVSIGDFVIAHSQVLPGFTPPGSYTLKMKMFDGNKHELTCITFGFDIGFGSSVADI; from the exons ATGAAAACCTTAAGCTCcaagttcttcttcttttcgACTCTCTGTCTTCTCTGCGCATTTACCAACGCCGCAGATATTCGCTATTGCG ATAAGAAAGCCGACTACGATGTTGAGGTCAGCGGGGTTGAGATATCTCCTGATCCCATTGCACGAGGTCAGCCTGCTACATTCAGCATTGCTGCAACTACAG GTAAAGCATTGTCAGGAGGGAAGCTAGTGATTGATGTGTCGTATTTCGGATGGCACATACATAGTGAGACTCATGACCTTTGTGGAGAAACCACTTGCCCTGTTTCCATTGGTGATTTCGTCATTGCTCATTCACAAGTTTTACCTGGATTCACTCCACCT GGTTCATACACTCTGAAGATGAAGATGTTCGATGGAAATAAGCATGAGTTAACTTGCATCACATTTGGTTTTGATATTGGGTTTGGTTCCTCTGTTGCAGATATCTAA
- the LOC108324399 gene encoding agamous-like MADS-box protein AGL62, translating into MDSKNMAKKTMKKTKGRQKIEIKKMSNEHNLRVTFSKRRTGIFKKASELATLCGVDIAVIMFSPSNQVFSFGSPNVDPVIQRYTAQGPPPLLTLDLNEAHSTVDEGELHAQLNNLSDQMAAEKKHEEALKRLMKDVEEHSWWAMPMDSMNDAQLEKYKKMLEDLKECVNEKREKLLLQTTFAYNSPTQFLTGGNNSFSSVDNSETIHPPLSL; encoded by the coding sequence ATGGATTCCAAGAACATGGCAAAGAAGACCATGAAGAAGACCAAGGGTCGTCAGAAGATTGAGATAAAAAAGATGAGCAACGAGCATAACCTTCGGGTCACCTTCTCCAAGCGTCGAACTGGGATTTTCAAGAAAGCCAGCGAACTTGCTACCCTCTGTGGTGTGGACATTGCTGTCATCATGTTTTCACCCAGTAACCAGGTTTTCTCCTTCGGAAGCCCTAATGTTGATCCTGTTATCCAACGCTACACGGCGCAAGGTCCACCTCCGCTCCTCACGCTGGACCTGAACGAGGCTCACAGCACCGTGGACGAGGGAGAACTCCATGCGCAACTCAACAACTTGTCCGACCAGATGGCGGCGGAGAAGAAGCACGAAGAGGCTCTGAAACGTCTGATGAAGGATGTGGAGGAACACTCGTGGTGGGCCATGCCGATGGATAGCATGAACGATGCTCAGCTGGAGAAGTACAAGAAGATGTTGGAGGATCTGAAGGAATGTGTGAATGAAAAACGTGAGAAGCTCCTCCTTCAGACCACTTTTGCTTACAACTCACCCACTCAGTTTCTCACAGGTGGAAACAACTCCTTTTCCAGTGTTGATAACTCTGAAACTATACATCCGCCATTGTCGTTGTAG